The sequence AGTTAAATCAGCTTTACGCAAAGTACGGATATCCCACAAATGAAACTATTGCGACAATCCTGTGGTCAGGAAACAATTCTGCAGGACAGGATGTTGCACCCTTTGTACCGTCAGATATATCCTATTACTATGAGCACAACATACCGTCAAACGAACCCCTGCCTGTGGCATACGGGTATCCTATCCTAGGCGCTCCAGCGCCGGGTCCTTCAGCGGCGAATGATAACACTGAGGCAGATTTCGAAAGCACACTGGATCTCGAGATGGCAGGATCTGCTGCTCCAGGCGCGCACATTGTCGAGGTGTACGGACCTTCTGCTACCGAATCGGATCTTGATCAGGCATTTGCCGCTGTTCTGAATCCAAATTATAACACATCGGTGGACAACGCACTCTCTCATGTGGTCGCAATATCCAACTCATGGGGAGGTACAGATACAAATGATTCGACGTGGATGCAATATGAAGAAGAAGCAGCGGCGAGAGGCATAACAGTTCTTGCCTCTTCCGGTGACGATGGGGATACCAGCAGCCCGGCTCCAAGTTTCCCTGCGACAATGGCATATAACGACTTTGGAACGCTGGCTGTCGGTGGACTCTCTACCGAGTTGACCGGAACTGCAAGCACGAATGGCTCCGGCACCACCGGAATCCAGACAGAATCTGTGTGGTATAACACCCCGAATTCCGGTGATGGTTCACAAGGCGGAGTAAGCTCAGTATTTTCAGAGCCATCATGGCAGGTGAATTCATCGGACGCCAATTCTGTTATCACAGGTGCTTCAAGTACGACAGGTGTTTCTTCCGGCAGGGGAACTCCTGATGTCGCTGCGGATGGAGCGAACATGGAGATATATATAACATATAGCGGCTCCAGTGGATATCAAGAACTCTGGGGAACAAGCATAGCATCGCCCCTCACTGCAGGCCTAATAGCAGTAATGGATCATTCCCTTGGAACTCCGGAAGGCTTCATCGATCCGCTCATATACAAATTCGGGCAGGAACAGTATTCCGGGACATTCGGAAGACCTGCGGCTTTATACTTTGTGAGCAACGGTTCGAACGGTGCGTTTAGTGCTGAAAACGGCTATAGTCTTGCGGTTGGTTGGGGAAGCATAAATGCATTTAACTTTGTCAATGCACAGCTGAATGTCTCCGTCACACAGGCCAGTTATCCTGTGGACTTCTCTGAATCGGGCCTTCCATCTGGGACTACATGGTCTGTGACGTTTAACGGCAATACGCAGAGTTCGTCCGGTTCTACAGTGTCCTTCTCGGCTGCAAATGGAACCTATTCGTACTCAATTGGTTCTGTATCGGGATATACCGCATCTCCCTCCTCGGGATCGGTAACTGTAAACGGAGCTGCCCAGACCATAGGGATAACATTCGCCGCCAACTCCTCTCCACCTCCCTCAACGTCTGGTGTTTTTTCGCAGGTAAACGCGACGTCTTCAAACATTTACACATACAACCTTCCAGAGGCTGAGGAGTTCACAGTGGGCTCAAGCAGCAGGACAATTAATTTCGTCACTCTTTACTTATCTGGCAGTAGCGGATCGGTGGAATTTTCAATCGGGACCTCGCTGTGGAGTTCTAATATCGTTCCAGAGACCACTGTTAATGTCAATTCCAATCAACTCTGGTACAATACCTCAATTACACCAGTAAATCTCAGCGGAAGCACCGACTATTACCTTTCTGTTGAGGGATCCGGGAGTATACAATGGGGTTATACCTCGTCGCCTTCTGTAGATCTTAACGCCATTCAGGACTATTGGTACAGTTCGCCACCAAGCAATGGAATGCCATCAGGTACCCCTACAAATGATAATTCATATCCCGATCTATATAGTATCGGTTATTTTACTTCCACTCAGCCTGTCGTTGCCACTTTCGCCGTCGATTTCAGTGAATCTGGGCTTCCAAGCGGCACTTCTTGGTCAGTTACATTCAATGGAAACACAAAGAGTTCAACAACATCCCAGTTAAGCTTTTTGGTGTCAAATGGAACATATTCCTACTCCGTAGGGAGTGTTTCAGGGTATTCCGTGTCTCCCTCCTCGGGATCGGTAACTGTGAATGGAGCTGCTCAGACTGTTGATCTAAGCTTTTCTACTCAGACCAGCTCACATCCAAACGGAATTTTTGCGGAAGTAAATGCCACATCTTCAAACATTTACACATACAACCTTCCAGAAGCTGAGGAGTTCACAGTAGGTTCCAGCAGTCAGTATGTAGATTTCATAACACTCTATCTGGAAGGCGCAGGAACAATCGATGTTGGAATCGGAACCTCCCTATTCAGTAACAACGTGGTTAACGTATCATCGGTTTCTATTGATTTGCCCAACGGTGGCTTTATGAACATATCGATACCTACGACAGAACTGTCAGGTGGAGCAGACTATTATCTCAACGTCGTCGAACCGTCTGGGAACACGAATGTGCAGTGGGGGTACACAATGTCACCTTCTGTTGACAATAATGCTTTACAGGATTACTGGTACAGTGGAACAAGCCTTCAAAGCGACAATAGTTATCCAGACATATTCACTATAGGCTATTCTGGCTTATCTGCGAGCAGCAGTTCATTTGCTCAATACTCCCCTTTTCTATCTATGACTGCTTTCTTCGCAATCCCGCGTCTACTTTAAAAATATAAAATGAATTTTCAAATTTTCTATAAATTTTAACTTTAGAAAAAAATTGTGGATCAGACCAAAATAGGAATATCATTCTTCCTTATCTTTTTTCTTGAAACCTTTCTTCATTCCACCGAATAGAGACTTAGTTCCGTCGACAGCCCCCCTTCCTATCTTACCTGTAGCTTCACCGGTCTTTTCAGCAATTCCTTTTTTTTCTTCTTTCTTTTTTTCCTCTTTTTCTGCCATTTTAGATCAAAAACATAAGGTGATAATATATATTAATCTTTTATCGTATCGAAAGATATTAGAATTTCGAAGAAGCTTTGGTGCCAAATGTCCTATTTAATACGAACTAGAGGCGTGTGGTGCTTATATCCACATACTGTTTTTTAATTTTAAAATAAATAAGATACCATTATGATTTAAAATTCATGGCCGTGAGAAGACATGGTACAGGAAAATGGTCTCAAAGAAATAACTCTCAGATGCAACAAGATTGAAAGAGTACTCTGGAAATTCTGAAATAAGGCTACCTATGTCGGTGAGGCTTGAAAGTATTAAATAAATTGAACCACTTATTTCTAAGAAAGTCTTTGCTTTCTTTAAGAATGGGCGTATAACGTCAAAACCTTCTTTACCGCCATTCCATTGTTCGGCACCTTCTATACGATCCTCTACTGGAAGGTAAGGCGGATTAAATATTATGGTGTCAAACTTTCCTTCAATATTATCGAAGAGGCTTGAATTGATAACCTCAACAAGGACCTTATTTCGTATGGCATTTCTCTCAGTGCAATCTAGCGCCGCATCAGAAATGTCACAGCACGTAACGTTCCTGCCGAGTTTGGCACAATAAACCGATATGATCCCCGTTCCACATCCGATCTCAAGCACTCTGTTTCCTGGAATCAGATGATCCATTAATAGGTAGGTATCCTCCGCTGGTCTATAAACCGATTTGCAATCCTCAATGTCTATGTCAGCGTATTTGCCATAGTGGACTATCAAGGAATAGTTATTGCGTGAAGGAATAAATCTTTACTGGGATTCGATTTAATAAAAGCTTGTAGTTTAATTCAATATCTGAAGATTTCAAAAAAATTAATAAAAAAAGATTGTAAAAATAAAAATCCTTTTGTACAGCTGTTTATGTTACTGTTTTTTCTGTAGAAGTTTTTTCCGAAGACCTGCCCAAGGTAATTGTTATTATAATTATTGCTATCACCAAGAGGGAAAGTCCGATCGCCTCAGGAATCCAGAACAGGGTAATTACATAAGCTAGTAACCCAAACGCAGCAATGACTGTTCCTGCTACAATGAAATAAACAATAATCCTTTTCTCTGTTTCGTGTCCTTCTATATAGTGGATTATAAGAAGTATTATGCCTGCCAATAACGGCATCATGAAAAAGGCAAAGAGTAAATGCCCGTCTGTAAACGCCATGTCATATTTGTATCCTGGACCACCATTTGGCGGTACTCCCGGTGAACCGAATCCGTAATAAGATTCATTGAATTCCATCGCATAACCAACTCCGATCATCACGGCCATTGTTGCGATCCATGTTAATAATTCGGACAGCTGAACCAAACGATCGGTGGGTCTTTTCGAAAGGACATAATAGAGTCCGAGTATAGCTATCAACGCCCCCCAACCAACAATCCCCGTCTGGGTATCGTCCAGAGCCAGGCCATTCATTCCTCCGGGGCCAAATGGTGCAACGGCAGGGATCACATAAGTTCCAAAAGATGAAATCAGATAAAGATAAGTAAATGAAATAGTCCCAAGAACAGCTATGATCATCCCAAGATTTACGGCGTTACGCTTGAAATTCGATAGTTTTTCGTATCCAAAAGTTACTGCAGCAAGAGCGACGATCCCACCCATGACTGCAGGTAACATCTCATGAGAATGCGAAGTTATTAGGTTACCAAGAAAAACCTGCAGACCACCAATGCTCGAAATATAGTTGTTGAATACAGGCAAGGAGGAGAAACCGAATAAAGTCCCGTACTCATAAATCATCCCCATTATTGCCGCAATGCCTGCCGAAAGCGTTGCAATCACGATGAGTGAATATGCCCCCCAGATTTTCTTGAATTTCTCTCTGTTCCTAAACGGTAAAAAGAGTAATTCAAGGAAGAATATTAATGCGAGGACGATCATCCAGAAGTCTCTCATCGCCTGGATCACATAATCCGCGGTTTGAGTAGAGGCTGGGTAAAATAGAGCAGTTCCAAGAGCAGTCAAGAATAGGACCGGGTAGGTGCTAAGGTTTATAATTCTTCTTGATCTTGTTCCAAGTTCTAGTAGTTCAGCTGAATACATAATCAACAGGAAAACAAATGGAATCATAACAGTATGATAGAAATTTACCATGTCAAGACTGAAGTCACCAAGCTTGAACCAGTTAACTCCTGGGAGAAGTGGGCTTATCACCAAAAGTGCTGATATAAATATTAGTATGGCAAAGATATTGTACTTCACGTTTAGTAACCCTCTAATCACTCCATTAGCAGGTAATCCTTTATTTTTTACCATTCACATCCTCCGATTATCTGACCGCTATATTTAAACGAGTGAACCGATATATTAGGGTACACTGATTTACGGTTTACGGCGATGAATTATAATCAAATGACTAAAGTGCTGAATCGAGCAATGGTTTATCTTAAATATACGAAACCAAGGGTATGGTTGCTTCTCGTTTTTGTAGGGGGAGTGGGCGCCATTCTTGCGGCCCAGACTTTTGGAGGGTATAATCTGATGATGATCTTCGTTGCTGTTGTTTCCCTGATCGCTGGCAGTGCCGGTTCAGAAGCAATCACGAATTATGTGGACAGAGATATAGATTCGATCATGAATAGAACTAAGGACAGGCCATTAGTAACGGGAAAAATTGAAGCTAAGAAGGGTCTAGAACTGGGGATAATTCTTGTAATATCTTCCGTGCTGATACTGCTTGTTTTTAAGAGATTCCTGGCCTTTTGTTTCATTACCGCAGGGATCGTTGATAACGTTATTGTGTACAGTTACCTCCTGAAGCGTAAGACACCATGGAGTATCATCTTAGGTGGATTCTCGGGTGGACTGCCCGTCATAGTTGGATGGTACACTCTCACGTCCGTGTTTTCGATACTTCCCTGGTTCTTATTTGCGCTGATCGTAGTTTGGATACCAATACACATATGGAGCCTTGCTTTCCGTTATAAGGATGATTATCAGCGTGCAAAGGTGCCTATGCTTCCAGCGGTTTATTCAGACGGGATTTCCGCGAAATGTATATCATTTTCGGCAATTCTTCTCGTCGTATTCTCCGTTATTCCCTACTACTTTGGTGAAAACACGTTTATATACATCTTAATCGTAGCTATTGTATCCCTGCCAATGATTCTGTTGGCGGCTATGTTCGTAAAAATGAAAGATAAAAAAAGTTCCTTTCGCCTCTTTAAGTATTCAAGTCCCTACCTCACTGTGATTTTTCTGTTGTTTCTCATCCTTAAATTCTTTTAATAAGTACTCACGCTTTGTCGCTCTCGCCAGAAACGAAAATGAACTTTTCTTCAATGGAACTAGTGGAGGAACACACGTTTTCCCGTGAAGTACATGGGGATTTTACTCTCATTTGATTTAGCTATTACAACATCGTCCCTTATGGATCCACCGGGCTGAATTATAGCAGAGATTCCAGAAGAAGCAGCAAGTTCAACATTGTCCTCAAACGGGAAAAACGCATCCGACGCAAGGACAGATCCGTTCACTCTTTCTTTTGCTCTGGCAACCGCAATTCTAAGGGCTTCAATTCTGGACGTCTGTCCGGCCCCGATCCCAACAGTCTGCATTCCCTTTGACAGGACTATGGCGTTGCTCCTGCAATGAGCTACAACTTTCCATGCAAAAATCATATCCTTTATCTGTTCCTCCGTTGCTGATCTTTCCGTTTTAAGAACAAGATTCTCTATATCTGCCCTGAGTGGACTCTGCAGCAGAATCCCGTTAGAAATAGATCGGGCTCTATAACTCATATCAGGTTCCATTGGAACTTTAAGAACCCTGAGATTCTTTTTCTTCGTCAGCAAAAGGAGGGCTTCGTCGGAATACTCCGGGGCAATAAGTACCTCAACAAACAGTTTAGATATAGCTTCAAATGATGATCTGTCAAATTCACGGTTTACCGCTATCACCGATCCGTAAGCAGATTCCGGATCGCCAGCTATGGCCCTTTTCAATGCCTCTGGCAATGTTTCAGCGCTTGCGACCCCACAGGGCGTATTGTGCTTCAAAACTACAGCTGTTGTGGCATTAAATTCCAGGATTGTTTCAAAGGCGGAATTGGCATCAAGAATGTTGTTGTAAGACATTTCTTTGCCCTGCAGAGGAACGGCATTAGCGATGCCTTTAGCAGAAAGGTCACTGTAAAGAAAACCGTCTTGATCAGGATTTTCACCGTAACGTAATTTCCTGCCTCTGAATGATCGTAGGAATAGTGTGTCAGGAACTTCGTTTCCAAAATCCTTCGATAGTGAACCGTATATGGAGATATCATAATTTGATACCATCGAGAAAGCCTCAAGGGCTAATCTTCTCCGGGTCTGTTCTGAGATGGTCGAGGTTTCCTTAAGTTCCGCAATGACAGTCTCGTACTGAAGTGGCGATGAAAGAACAGTTACGCGATCGTAATTCTTTGCTGCAGCCCTGATGAGTGAGACACCACCGATGTCTATGTTCTCCACCATTTTCTTTAGGTCGTGTGATCTGGCTGCATCCTCGAACGGATAAAGGTTCGCAATAACCAGGTCGAACAGTGGAAAATTAAGATCTTCTAGCTGCCCCAAATCTCTTTCACTCCCCGTTGAAAGTATACCGGCAAATATGGCGGGATGTAGCGTCTTTACTCGGCCTCCGAGAAGTTCAGAAAATCCGGTCAAAGTTGACGTATCCTTGTTCTGGACACCGAGCTCATTAAGATATTTTGAAGTGCCGCTGGTCGCATATATCTCGGTAATAAACGGTTTTATAGCATTAACGAGCTCAGAAAGATTCGTTT is a genomic window of Thermoplasmatales archaeon containing:
- a CDS encoding methyltransferase, which codes for MIVHYGKYADIDIEDCKSVYRPAEDTYLLMDHLIPGNRVLEIGCGTGIISVYCAKLGRNVTCCDISDAALDCTERNAIRNKVLVEVINSSLFDNIEGKFDTIIFNPPYLPVEDRIEGAEQWNGGKEGFDVIRPFLKKAKTFLEISGSIYLILSSLTDIGSLISEFPEYSFNLVASESYFFETIFLYHVFSRP
- a CDS encoding heme o synthase yields the protein MVYLKYTKPRVWLLLVFVGGVGAILAAQTFGGYNLMMIFVAVVSLIAGSAGSEAITNYVDRDIDSIMNRTKDRPLVTGKIEAKKGLELGIILVISSVLILLVFKRFLAFCFITAGIVDNVIVYSYLLKRKTPWSIILGGFSGGLPVIVGWYTLTSVFSILPWFLFALIVVWIPIHIWSLAFRYKDDYQRAKVPMLPAVYSDGISAKCISFSAILLVVFSVIPYYFGENTFIYILIVAIVSLPMILLAAMFVKMKDKKSSFRLFKYSSPYLTVIFLLFLILKFF
- the purH gene encoding bifunctional phosphoribosylaminoimidazolecarboxamide formyltransferase/IMP cyclohydrolase; amino-acid sequence: MRALISVYDKTNLSELVNAIKPFITEIYATSGTSKYLNELGVQNKDTSTLTGFSELLGGRVKTLHPAIFAGILSTGSERDLGQLEDLNFPLFDLVIANLYPFEDAARSHDLKKMVENIDIGGVSLIRAAAKNYDRVTVLSSPLQYETVIAELKETSTISEQTRRRLALEAFSMVSNYDISIYGSLSKDFGNEVPDTLFLRSFRGRKLRYGENPDQDGFLYSDLSAKGIANAVPLQGKEMSYNNILDANSAFETILEFNATTAVVLKHNTPCGVASAETLPEALKRAIAGDPESAYGSVIAVNREFDRSSFEAISKLFVEVLIAPEYSDEALLLLTKKKNLRVLKVPMEPDMSYRARSISNGILLQSPLRADIENLVLKTERSATEEQIKDMIFAWKVVAHCRSNAIVLSKGMQTVGIGAGQTSRIEALRIAVARAKERVNGSVLASDAFFPFEDNVELAASSGISAIIQPGGSIRDDVVIAKSNESKIPMYFTGKRVFLH